In Helianthus annuus cultivar XRQ/B chromosome 9, HanXRQr2.0-SUNRISE, whole genome shotgun sequence, the following are encoded in one genomic region:
- the LOC110878032 gene encoding glycosyltransferase BC10, whose translation MGKKDMPKRSHLKKPTWIIILVSLVCVFLVVGYVYPPRDSTACYIFSSSSCKKISRWLPPPERELSDKEIASRVVTKNLLNTPPIKTKNPKIAFMFLSPGSLAFERLWDKFFQGHEGRFSIHIHASRVKPVHSSRYFQNREIRSDKVDWGKISMVDAEKRLLANALKDPDNQHFVLLSDSCVPLHNFDYIYNYLMYTNVSFIDSFEDPGPHGSGRYSDHMLPEVEKKFFRKGAQWFTMKRQHAIIVMADNLYYTKFRDYCRPGMDGRNCYADEHYLPTFFHMFDPTGIANWSVTHVDWSERKWHPKSYGLKDVSYQLIKNLSSITESVHETSDRKRVTTITPCMWNGMNRPCYLFARKFLPETLDTLIDLFPRYTTI comes from the exons ATGGGCAAAAAAGACATGCCTAAACGGTCTCATCTAAAGAAACCCACGTGGATTATTATACTGGTTTCATTAGTTTGTGTGTTTTTAGTCGTCGGGTATGTCTATCCACCGCGAGACTCTACCGCTTGCTATATATTTTCGTCTTCTAGTTGTAAGAAGATATCCAGGTGGCTTCCACCGCCTGAAAGAGAGCTTAGTGATAAAGAGATTGCGTCTCGTGTTGTAACTAAAAATTTATTGAACACTCCACCGATCAAAACGAAAAATCCCAAGATTGCGTTCATGTTCTTGAGCCCAGGATCATTGGCGTTTGAGAGATTGTGGGACAAATTTTTTCAG GGCCATGAAGGAAGATTTTCAATCCATATTCATGCATCCAGGGTCAAACCAGTGCATTCTAGCCGTTACTTTCAAAATCGTGAAATTCGCAGTGATAAG GTAGATTGGGGGAAAATTTCAATGGTTGATGCTGAGAAACGGCTATTGGCGAATGCACTGAAAGACCCCGACAATCAGCATTTTGTGTTACTTTCTGACAG CTGTGTACCGTTGCACAACTTTGACTATATTTACAACTATCTTATGTACACAAATGTCAGCTTCATTGACAG cTTTGAGGATCCTGGTCCACATGGAAGTGGTCGGTACTCGGATCATATGTTACCTGAAGTCGAAAAAAAATTCTTTAGGAAGGGTGCTCAG TGGTTCACGATGAAGCGTCAACATGCCATCATAGTTATGGCGGATAATCTCTACTATACAAAGTTCAGAGATTATTGTAGG CCGGGTATGGACGGGCGCAATTGCTACGCAGATGAACATTATTTGCCAACATTTTTCCAT ATGTTTGATCCTACTGGGATTGCAAACTGGTCGGTGACACACGTTGACTGGTCAGAACGAAAATGGCACCCGAAATCATACGGTCTGAAGGACGTTTCTTACCAGCTCATCAAAAATCTCTCG TCTATCACTGAAAGTGTTCATGAAACGAGCGATAGAAAG AGGGTAACTACCATTACGCCTTGTATGTGGAACGGTATGAACCGGCCGTGTTACTTATTTGCAAGAAAATTCCTGCCCGAGACGTTAGACACTTTGATTGACCTTTTCCCTCGTTACACGACAATATGA